The Gammaproteobacteria bacterium genome has a segment encoding these proteins:
- the yrfG gene encoding GMP/IMP nucleotidase: MRLPWNEIDSVLLDMDGTLLDLHFDNHFWREHVPLRYAERHGLALESAKETLYPKFHSVEGRMEWYCVDHWSRELDLDIAGLKREVDHLIAVHPHVIEFLDRIRAAGKRIVLVTNAHHKALELKMHHTCLGGHFDRLVCAHDYGKPKEEPSFWNWLREREPFQPERALFVDDSLPVLRSAHHYGIRHLLCVRQPDSKSPPRDIDEFPAITRFDEIMPG; the protein is encoded by the coding sequence ATGCGACTGCCCTGGAACGAGATCGATTCCGTCCTGCTCGACATGGACGGGACACTGCTGGACCTGCACTTCGACAACCACTTCTGGCGCGAGCACGTGCCGCTGCGCTATGCCGAGCGCCACGGGCTGGCGCTCGAGTCGGCCAAGGAGACGCTCTACCCCAAATTCCACTCCGTCGAGGGGCGCATGGAATGGTATTGCGTGGATCACTGGAGCCGTGAGCTGGATCTCGACATCGCCGGACTCAAGCGTGAGGTCGACCATCTGATCGCCGTGCATCCGCACGTCATCGAATTCCTGGACCGCATCCGTGCCGCCGGCAAGCGCATCGTGCTGGTCACCAACGCGCACCACAAGGCCCTCGAGCTGAAGATGCACCACACCTGCCTCGGCGGGCACTTCGACCGTCTGGTGTGCGCCCACGACTACGGCAAGCCCAAGGAGGAGCCGAGCTTCTGGAACTGGCTGCGCGAGCGCGAGCCCTTCCAGCCGGAACGCGCACTGTTCGTCGACGACAGCCTGCCGGTACTGCGCTCCGCGCATCACTACGGCATCCGCCACCTGCTGTGCGTGCGCCAGCCCGACTCCAAGAGCCCGCCGCGCGACATCGATGAATTCCCGGCGATCACACGCTTCGATGAGATTATGCCGGGGTAG
- a CDS encoding TIGR04283 family arsenosugar biosynthesis glycosyltransferase produces MRISVVIPTLNEADRIAATLLPLQPLRARGHEVLVVDGGSTDLTAARATGLCDRVLQAPPGRARQMNRGAQAAHGEALWFLHADTLVPAGAAATLLEALTQRAWGRFDVRLSGPQPLLRAVEALMNLRSRLTGIATGDQGLFVRRELFERVGGFPDIPLMEDIALSRALRRSGPPACLRVRLLTSSRRWEQHGVLRTILLMWRLRFDYWRGVPAERLAARYRQG; encoded by the coding sequence ATGCGCATCTCCGTCGTCATCCCCACGCTGAACGAGGCCGACCGGATCGCGGCCACGCTGCTCCCGTTGCAACCGCTGCGCGCGCGCGGTCACGAGGTGCTGGTCGTGGACGGCGGCAGTACCGACCTGACCGCGGCGCGCGCCACCGGGCTGTGCGACCGCGTGTTGCAGGCGCCGCCCGGGCGCGCGCGGCAGATGAACCGCGGCGCGCAGGCCGCACACGGCGAGGCCCTCTGGTTTCTGCATGCCGACACCCTGGTCCCTGCCGGCGCCGCTGCGACCCTGCTGGAGGCGCTGACGCAGCGTGCCTGGGGCCGCTTCGATGTGCGCCTGTCGGGGCCGCAACCGCTGCTGCGCGCGGTGGAGGCGCTGATGAACCTGCGCTCGCGCCTCACCGGCATCGCCACCGGCGATCAGGGCCTGTTCGTGCGACGCGAGTTGTTCGAACGCGTGGGTGGCTTTCCCGACATCCCACTGATGGAGGACATCGCCTTGAGCCGCGCGCTCAGGCGCTCCGGCCCACCGGCCTGTCTGCGCGTGCGCCTGCTGACGTCCAGCCGCCGCTGGGAACAACACGGCGTGCTGCGTACCATCCTGCTGATGTGGCGGCTGCGCTTCGACTACTGGCGTGGCGTGCCGGCCGAGCGCCTGGCGGCGCGCTACCGTCAGGGCTGA
- a CDS encoding TIGR04282 family arsenosugar biosynthesis glycosyltransferase, with protein MRHPSARILVFAKAPVAGAVKTRLIPALGAAGAARLHTRLVRRTIARVSACGLAPLELHVAPDGQHPLFQSLAGAGVPLIAQRGRDLGERMHAALATALTTAEFALLIGTDCPALDCACLAHACDALAAGRPAVLGPAEDGGYVLVGLRRPAATLFTGIDWGGPQVLTQTRRRLADLGWEATELPTLWDLDRPADLERLEPAERAALCAEETGSEI; from the coding sequence ATGCGTCATCCCAGCGCCCGCATCCTGGTGTTCGCCAAGGCGCCGGTTGCCGGGGCGGTGAAGACACGCCTCATCCCGGCACTGGGCGCCGCCGGCGCGGCACGGCTGCATACGCGGCTGGTGCGGCGCACCATCGCGCGGGTGAGTGCCTGCGGACTCGCGCCGCTCGAACTGCACGTCGCGCCCGACGGCCAGCACCCCCTGTTCCAGTCGCTCGCCGGCGCCGGTGTCCCGCTGATCGCGCAACGGGGACGCGACCTCGGCGAGCGCATGCACGCAGCCCTGGCAACGGCCCTGACCACGGCCGAGTTCGCGCTCCTGATCGGCACCGACTGCCCCGCGCTGGACTGCGCCTGCCTCGCGCACGCCTGCGATGCGCTCGCGGCGGGTCGCCCGGCGGTACTGGGTCCGGCTGAGGACGGTGGCTATGTCCTGGTCGGTCTGCGGCGCCCGGCAGCGACGCTGTTCACCGGCATCGACTGGGGCGGCCCGCAGGTACTGACCCAGACCCGCCGGCGACTGGCAGATCTGGGCTGGGAGGCCACGGAGCTGCCGACCCTGTGGGATCTCGATCGGCCTGCCGATCTGGAGCGGCTGGAGCCCGCCGAGCGGGCCGCGCTGTGCGCAGAGGAAACGGGATCGGAAATCTGA
- a CDS encoding EAL domain-containing protein, producing the protein MARRRYTEAEKRAALAAVATGRGPTEVATSLGIPIATLRRWLKAAGVATAAGAARHQDRPRRSSRRPTAPAPHPVRLQLVVIDAAGDLPKIQRILHNEGLALDLVPLDQHAFAESVADGPAWRGQTWVADVDDAAAQRIFDLIERSGKVLPLVVVGTVGQRRALARRYYPTLDAQAIDDLGVVLDRERQHITQHAALQAQLRDCRTHFEQLLRCSHRAFDADPVPFAIVGALIDDVGHRYANDAYLALVGATNFEDIQGLPFTRLLDAESGTAFIAALGRLDDAGATRRLELCLRRGDAISLDITRFPGTSCGFQIVLQTTATLAALSEDREQALWAERINAALTHKGLFSVVYQPIVALCGVSSDSYEVLLRLHGGDGEYLPAHFIPAAERSGLMVPIDRRVIGHAVEVIREERHHGKMLTLFVNLSRGSVVDPEFPAWLRATLSAAGIPAGALVLEISCRDITPLRADMAAALSAIRAIGCRIALDHAGTACLETGIFHQVTMDFIKLDRSLTAGNAHPEATIEAIGAMIGAAETAGAKTIAGFVQDAESVSRLWRCGVTHVQGYFLQQPSRALNYEFTTAEYEIPSTSRFGL; encoded by the coding sequence GTGGCACGTCGTCGTTATACCGAGGCAGAGAAGCGGGCGGCCCTGGCCGCGGTGGCGACGGGGCGGGGACCGACCGAGGTGGCGACCTCTCTGGGTATCCCCATCGCGACCCTGCGGCGCTGGCTCAAGGCCGCCGGCGTCGCTACGGCGGCCGGGGCCGCCCGACATCAGGACAGGCCTCGCCGGTCGTCCCGCAGGCCCACCGCACCGGCACCCCACCCTGTGCGACTGCAGCTGGTCGTCATCGACGCGGCCGGTGATCTCCCCAAGATCCAGCGCATCCTGCACAACGAAGGTCTGGCCCTCGACCTCGTCCCGCTCGACCAACATGCCTTTGCCGAGAGTGTGGCCGACGGGCCGGCGTGGCGTGGACAGACCTGGGTCGCGGACGTCGACGATGCCGCGGCGCAACGCATCTTCGATCTGATCGAACGCAGCGGCAAAGTGCTGCCGCTGGTGGTGGTGGGTACGGTCGGACAGCGGCGTGCCCTGGCGCGCCGTTATTATCCGACCCTGGACGCCCAGGCTATCGATGACCTCGGTGTGGTGCTCGACCGTGAACGCCAGCACATCACTCAGCACGCCGCGCTGCAGGCACAATTACGCGATTGCCGGACGCACTTTGAGCAGCTGCTGCGCTGCAGTCATCGCGCCTTCGATGCCGACCCGGTACCGTTTGCGATCGTCGGTGCGCTCATCGACGATGTCGGCCATCGCTATGCGAACGACGCATACCTGGCACTGGTTGGGGCCACGAATTTTGAGGATATCCAGGGCTTGCCCTTCACGCGGCTGCTCGATGCCGAGTCCGGGACCGCGTTCATCGCTGCGCTCGGACGGCTGGACGACGCCGGTGCGACGCGGCGACTCGAGCTGTGCCTCCGCCGGGGCGACGCAATCAGTCTGGATATCACCCGCTTCCCGGGGACCTCATGCGGTTTTCAGATCGTACTGCAGACGACGGCCACGCTTGCGGCGCTGTCCGAGGATCGGGAGCAGGCGTTGTGGGCCGAACGTATCAACGCTGCCCTGACCCACAAAGGGCTGTTTTCCGTGGTCTACCAGCCGATCGTCGCACTGTGTGGTGTATCCAGCGACAGCTATGAAGTGTTGCTGCGTCTGCACGGGGGGGATGGCGAGTACCTGCCGGCGCATTTCATCCCGGCGGCGGAACGTTCCGGCCTGATGGTGCCGATCGACCGCCGGGTGATCGGCCATGCGGTCGAGGTGATCCGCGAAGAGCGACATCACGGTAAGATGCTCACGCTGTTCGTCAATCTGTCCCGGGGATCGGTGGTGGATCCGGAGTTTCCAGCCTGGCTGCGCGCGACGCTGTCTGCCGCCGGGATCCCTGCGGGTGCGCTGGTGCTGGAGATATCCTGTCGGGATATTACACCGTTGCGGGCGGACATGGCCGCCGCGTTGAGCGCGATCCGCGCGATCGGATGCCGCATCGCATTGGATCATGCGGGTACCGCCTGTCTCGAGACCGGTATCTTCCATCAGGTCACCATGGACTTCATCAAGCTGGACCGGTCGCTCACGGCCGGCAACGCCCACCCGGAGGCCACGATCGAGGCCATCGGCGCGATGATTGGCGCTGCGGAAACAGCGGGCGCAAAGACCATCGCCGGCTTCGTGCAGGATGCCGAGAGCGTATCGCGCCTGTGGCGTTGCGGCGTCACCCATGTACAAGGTTACTTTCTGCAGCAACCCTCGCGGGCGCTGAATTACGAATTCACCACCGCAGAGTACGAGATCCCCAGCACGAGCCGCTTCGGCCTCTGA